From a region of the Janthinobacterium sp. 61 genome:
- a CDS encoding serine protease, whose translation MKALPQTLSSALMSCLALALALASAPCRADDALAQVIARVKPSIVGVGSWQKTRTPPMHFIGTGFVAGDGLSVLTCAHVIQKLLDANPDEVIGILTGQGEATQFRPAKVQVLDTEHDLALLRLAGAPLPALALGDAATVREGQAMAFTGFPLATLLGLHHVTHRATVSSLTPVVTPSDNAQRLDPRRLAQLKKAPYIVFQLDATAYPGSSGSPLFDPETGLVYGIVNMVYVKGLKEAAISTPSGITYAIPGSHMQTILLKDKCVSCVPASAGR comes from the coding sequence ATGAAAGCCCTGCCGCAGACGCTCTCCTCCGCCCTGATGTCCTGCCTTGCCTTGGCCCTGGCCCTGGCAAGCGCACCCTGCCGCGCCGACGATGCGCTGGCGCAAGTCATTGCGCGCGTGAAACCGTCCATCGTCGGCGTGGGCAGCTGGCAAAAGACGCGCACGCCGCCCATGCATTTCATTGGCACGGGCTTCGTGGCGGGCGACGGCTTGAGCGTGCTCACTTGCGCCCATGTGATCCAGAAGCTGCTAGACGCCAATCCGGACGAAGTCATCGGCATACTCACGGGCCAGGGCGAGGCGACGCAATTTCGCCCCGCCAAAGTCCAGGTGCTGGACACGGAACACGACCTGGCCCTGCTGCGCCTGGCGGGCGCGCCGCTGCCTGCCTTGGCGCTGGGCGACGCGGCCACGGTGCGCGAAGGCCAGGCCATGGCCTTTACGGGATTTCCTCTGGCTACCTTGCTGGGCTTACATCACGTCACGCACCGCGCCACCGTGTCGTCGCTGACGCCGGTGGTCACGCCCAGCGACAATGCGCAGCGCCTTGACCCACGGCGCCTGGCGCAACTGAAAAAAGCACCGTACATCGTGTTCCAGCTGGACGCGACGGCGTATCCGGGCAGCAGCGGCAGCCCCCTGTTCGACCCCGAGACTGGTCTCGTCTACGGCATCGTCAACATGGTGTATGTCAAAGGTTTGAAAGAAGCGGCCATCAGCACGCCCAGCGGTATCACCTACGCGATTCCGGGCAGCCACATGCAAACGATCCTGCTGAAAGATAAATGCGTCAGTTGCGTCCCTGCCTCAGCCGGTCGGTGA
- a CDS encoding XrtA/PEP-CTERM system exopolysaccharide export protein, which yields MNPFRRAFVCHTLVLACSASLLGGCRARYPLAPADDSAPMHDYLIGPGDSVNIVVWRNPEVSLTVAVRPDGKITTPLVEDLAASGKTSTQLARDIEHALGKFIQQPVVTVIVTNFSGPYGEQIRVIGEAAKPQALPYRLGMSLMDVLIAVGGITDFAAGNKASIIRTTDGRQQQLGVRLDDLLKSGDISANVMMRPGDVLLIPESFF from the coding sequence ATGAATCCGTTTCGCCGTGCATTTGTCTGCCACACGCTGGTCCTGGCCTGTAGCGCGAGCTTGCTGGGGGGCTGCCGCGCACGCTATCCGCTGGCGCCCGCCGACGACAGCGCCCCCATGCACGATTACCTGATCGGCCCGGGCGACTCCGTCAACATCGTTGTGTGGCGCAATCCGGAAGTGTCGCTAACGGTGGCCGTGCGGCCGGACGGCAAGATCACGACGCCGCTGGTCGAGGATTTGGCCGCCAGCGGCAAGACATCGACCCAGCTGGCGCGCGACATCGAGCACGCCTTGGGCAAGTTCATCCAGCAACCGGTGGTGACGGTCATTGTCACCAATTTCTCCGGCCCGTACGGCGAGCAGATCCGGGTCATCGGCGAGGCGGCCAAGCCGCAGGCGCTGCCGTACCGCCTGGGCATGTCGCTGATGGATGTGCTCATCGCCGTGGGCGGCATTACGGACTTTGCCGCTGGCAACAAGGCCAGCATCATCCGCACGACCGATGGCAGGCAGCAGCAGCTGGGTGTGCGCCTGGATGACCTGCTCAAGAGTGGCGATATTTCCGCCAACGTCATGATGCGGCCGGGTGACGTGCTGTTGATACCGGAGAGCTTCTTTTAG
- a CDS encoding nucleotide sugar dehydrogenase, with protein sequence MDSKEGGKADVVAVVGLGYVGLQLAVAFGMRQRTIGFDLSARKVESYRNHVDPTGEVSTEQLRAAQWLSVGCDPAELQLADFLVVAVPTPVDSAHNPDFSALAGASAAVGRHMRRGAIVIYESTVYPGATEEICIPILERHSGLRWKEDFHVGFSPERINPGDKAHTLHSIRKVVSGDDDATLDKVAALYEGVVAAGVHRASSIRVAEAAKVIENTQRDLNIALMNELAIIFDRIGIDTLEVLQAAGTKWNFLPFRPGLVGGHCIGVDPYYLTHKAEMLGYHPHVILAGRRINDGMAKFVAEKTIKEMVRAGFKLKGAHVNVLGLTFKENCPDLRNSKVVDMIHELQSYGVQVHVHDPVADGHEALEEYGLALESWEQLPRAEAIISAVSHQALLARPLADFQAKVLENGCFIDIKSHFDPRPLEDGGLHVWRL encoded by the coding sequence ATGGATAGCAAGGAAGGTGGCAAGGCGGACGTGGTGGCGGTGGTAGGGCTCGGTTATGTCGGCTTGCAGCTGGCCGTGGCCTTTGGCATGCGCCAGCGCACCATCGGCTTTGACTTGTCGGCACGCAAGGTAGAAAGTTACCGCAACCATGTCGATCCCACGGGCGAAGTGAGTACGGAACAGTTGCGCGCGGCGCAGTGGCTGAGCGTGGGCTGCGATCCGGCCGAGCTGCAACTGGCCGATTTTCTTGTCGTGGCCGTGCCCACACCCGTTGACAGCGCGCACAATCCCGATTTCTCCGCCCTGGCCGGCGCCAGCGCGGCCGTCGGCCGCCACATGCGGCGCGGCGCCATCGTCATTTACGAGTCCACCGTGTATCCGGGCGCCACCGAGGAAATCTGCATCCCCATCTTGGAGCGGCACTCTGGCCTGCGCTGGAAGGAAGATTTTCATGTGGGCTTTTCGCCGGAGCGCATCAACCCTGGCGACAAGGCGCATACCCTGCACAGCATCCGCAAGGTGGTCTCGGGGGACGACGACGCCACGCTGGACAAGGTGGCCGCCCTGTACGAAGGCGTGGTCGCGGCGGGCGTGCACCGGGCGTCGAGCATCCGCGTGGCGGAAGCGGCCAAGGTCATCGAAAACACGCAGCGCGACCTGAACATCGCGCTGATGAACGAGCTGGCCATCATCTTCGACCGCATCGGCATCGACACCCTGGAAGTGCTGCAGGCGGCGGGCACGAAATGGAATTTTTTGCCATTCCGCCCGGGGCTGGTGGGCGGCCACTGCATCGGCGTCGACCCCTATTATTTGACGCACAAGGCTGAAATGCTGGGCTACCACCCGCATGTGATACTGGCCGGGCGCCGCATCAACGACGGCATGGCCAAGTTCGTGGCGGAAAAAACCATCAAGGAAATGGTGCGCGCCGGTTTTAAACTCAAGGGCGCGCACGTGAATGTGCTGGGCCTGACCTTCAAGGAAAATTGCCCGGACTTGCGCAACTCGAAAGTGGTCGACATGATCCACGAACTGCAATCGTATGGCGTGCAGGTGCATGTGCACGACCCCGTCGCCGATGGCCACGAAGCGCTGGAAGAATACGGTTTGGCGCTGGAAAGCTGGGAGCAGCTGCCGCGTGCTGAGGCCATTATCAGCGCCGTCTCGCACCAGGCCTTGCTGGCCCGCCCGCTGGCCGATTTCCAGGCCAAGGTGCTGGAAAACGGCTGCTTCATCGACATCAAATCGCATTTCGACCCCCGTCCGCTGGAGGATGGGGGCTTGCATGTGTGGCGGCTGTGA
- a CDS encoding long-chain N-acyl amino acid synthase: MSVKDEPIISFDTPGTFSDLVVGEGQIDPAMEHELDLQRFHIRMANSRGRREAASLLIRKMYGWRGYAVDPGIAHALNKITLFAETAGSTVGTMTLCLDNEETGLPADENFRDKLDSLRAEGRRLCEPSRLAIDKGVSKRVFAALIHISYIYAHNIHGFTDYVIEVNPRHVVFYKRMLGFKDFGGQRECTRVGAPAVLLRLDLDYMGARIREYGGMMEQHGGERSFYPYFFPTWDEPGITDRLRQGRN, translated from the coding sequence ATGAGCGTGAAAGATGAACCCATTATTTCCTTCGACACGCCAGGCACCTTCAGTGACCTGGTGGTGGGCGAGGGACAGATCGACCCGGCCATGGAGCACGAGCTCGACCTGCAGCGCTTTCATATCCGCATGGCCAATTCGCGTGGCCGGCGCGAAGCGGCCAGTTTGCTGATCCGCAAGATGTACGGCTGGCGCGGCTATGCCGTCGATCCCGGCATCGCGCATGCCCTGAACAAAATCACCCTGTTTGCGGAAACGGCAGGCTCCACCGTCGGTACCATGACCTTGTGCCTGGACAATGAAGAGACGGGCTTGCCCGCCGATGAAAACTTCCGCGACAAGCTCGACTCGCTGCGCGCAGAGGGGCGGCGTCTTTGCGAACCATCGCGCCTGGCCATCGACAAGGGCGTGAGCAAGCGCGTGTTTGCGGCGTTGATTCATATTTCGTATATCTATGCCCACAATATTCACGGTTTTACGGATTATGTGATCGAAGTCAATCCACGGCATGTGGTGTTTTACAAGCGCATGCTCGGTTTCAAGGATTTTGGCGGCCAGCGAGAGTGCACGCGCGTAGGGGCGCCGGCCGTGCTGCTGCGTCTGGACCTCGACTACATGGGGGCCAGGATCCGCGAGTACGGCGGCATGATGGAGCAGCATGGGGGTGAACGATCGTTTTACCCCTATTTTTTCCCGACATGGGATGAACCTGGCATCACCGACCGGCTGAGGCAGGGACGCAACTGA
- the prsT gene encoding XrtA/PEP-CTERM system TPR-repeat protein PrsT: protein MARSLPRPFSALPAAALCCTLLLPVLTGCHGTQSSASLLADAQQYRQKGEARAAIIQLKNLLQKEPDNAAARLLLGSIYLDTGEALSAEKELRRAKSLGLAAQQVMPLLGKAWLMLGQFDKVLAEIADDAAQPASVLALRGDALLALGRQDEARGVFARLLETHPGQVEALLGLARLAALEQQVAAAELLLAQALKGAPANLDALRLQGDLLRLQAKNGAARRAYMQILKLKPDNTQAHIDLANLDLLENRYLEAAAQLATARKTAPNSLALLQAQALLDFRQGKNKAALQSLQLVLKAAPEHMPSVLLAGAVQLKLGALQLAENYLQRFLAAYPRHVYALKMMASIELMRGKTDAALDMLLPVLSAFPDDVELLSLVGEAHLRARRYDKASAYFERANTLAPDTARLHAALGISSLGMGENSRAIDELERASMLDKSTPQVGTMLVLTLLRNKQNDKALATVKMLEQQQKGTNPLLLNLKGGVYLALRDLPAARASFDQALAMDPVHLPALNNLAQIDLAGKKPEQAKQRFERALAKAPKNADLCAALAKLAASQGKTDEARRWLERAHRDNPDAVAPALLLSNFYLQRGSPEKALELARTLQAGHPGDADALALRAQVEYGAGQTQAALDSYSKLASIQTTSAPLQMRIASLHLALGDRHNALQAVKRAQVLDSTLLEARVVEVTLLLGLNRQHDALVVARHVQEQQPKLAAGYKLEGDVLMEQKRPQEAVKLYQHALQLSKIGPMQVQLHRALLAAGQVREADARMAAWLKEKPDDLGVRTYLAGAKLAAKQYGAAIEQLQHIVAKDTANVAALNDLAWAYQQQRDPRAQATAEQALKMVPDNPIVLDTLGWIVLEQGDIKRATTLLRKAAGLAPELLDIQYHLGAALAKSGDKPGARKQLEQLLAASKDFPQRAEAQALLTQL from the coding sequence ATGGCCCGCTCCCTGCCCCGTCCTTTTTCCGCCTTGCCGGCCGCTGCGCTGTGCTGCACCCTGCTGCTGCCCGTGCTGACGGGGTGCCACGGCACGCAGAGCAGCGCATCCCTGCTGGCTGACGCGCAGCAGTACCGCCAGAAGGGCGAGGCGCGCGCCGCCATCATCCAGTTGAAGAACCTGCTGCAAAAGGAACCGGACAATGCAGCGGCCCGCTTGCTGCTGGGCAGCATCTATCTCGACACGGGCGAAGCGCTGTCGGCCGAGAAAGAATTGCGCAGGGCAAAGTCGCTGGGCTTGGCGGCGCAGCAAGTGATGCCATTGCTGGGCAAGGCCTGGCTCATGCTGGGCCAGTTCGACAAGGTACTGGCCGAGATCGCCGACGATGCGGCGCAGCCCGCCAGCGTGCTGGCCCTGCGCGGTGATGCCTTGCTGGCCCTGGGCCGTCAGGACGAGGCGCGCGGCGTGTTTGCGCGCCTGCTCGAAACCCATCCTGGCCAGGTCGAGGCCCTGCTGGGCCTGGCGCGACTGGCGGCACTGGAGCAGCAGGTCGCGGCGGCCGAGCTGCTACTGGCGCAAGCCTTGAAAGGCGCGCCCGCCAACCTCGACGCCTTGCGCCTGCAGGGCGACCTGCTGCGCCTGCAGGCCAAGAATGGCGCGGCGCGCCGCGCCTACATGCAGATCCTCAAGCTCAAGCCGGACAATACCCAGGCGCATATCGACCTGGCCAACCTCGACCTCCTGGAAAACCGCTACCTGGAAGCGGCGGCCCAGCTAGCCACGGCGCGCAAGACGGCGCCCAACAGCCTGGCCTTGCTGCAGGCGCAGGCGCTACTCGATTTCCGCCAGGGCAAGAACAAGGCGGCCCTGCAATCCTTGCAACTGGTGCTCAAGGCGGCACCCGAGCACATGCCGTCCGTCCTGTTGGCCGGCGCCGTGCAACTGAAGCTGGGCGCGCTGCAACTGGCGGAAAACTATCTGCAGCGCTTCCTGGCTGCCTATCCCAGACATGTGTACGCGCTCAAGATGATGGCGTCGATCGAACTGATGCGCGGCAAGACGGACGCCGCCCTCGACATGCTGCTGCCCGTGCTGTCCGCCTTTCCCGACGACGTGGAACTGCTATCGCTGGTGGGCGAGGCGCATTTGCGCGCGCGCCGCTACGACAAGGCATCGGCGTACTTCGAAAGGGCCAATACCCTGGCGCCTGACACGGCCAGGCTGCATGCGGCGCTGGGCATCAGCAGCCTGGGCATGGGAGAGAACAGCCGTGCCATCGACGAGCTGGAACGCGCCAGCATGCTCGACAAGAGCACGCCGCAGGTGGGCACCATGCTGGTGCTGACCTTGCTACGCAACAAGCAGAACGACAAGGCCCTGGCCACCGTCAAGATGCTGGAACAGCAGCAGAAAGGCACGAATCCGCTGTTGCTGAACCTGAAAGGCGGCGTCTACCTGGCCTTGCGCGACTTGCCCGCCGCGCGCGCCAGCTTCGACCAAGCCCTGGCGATGGACCCTGTCCATCTTCCCGCCCTGAACAACCTGGCGCAGATCGACCTGGCCGGAAAAAAGCCGGAACAGGCGAAACAGCGCTTCGAGCGGGCGCTGGCAAAAGCGCCAAAAAATGCCGACCTGTGCGCGGCGTTGGCCAAGCTGGCCGCCTCGCAGGGCAAGACGGACGAGGCGCGGCGCTGGCTGGAACGGGCCCACCGCGACAATCCAGACGCCGTCGCGCCGGCTCTGCTGCTGAGTAACTTTTACCTGCAGAGGGGCTCGCCGGAGAAGGCGCTGGAACTGGCCCGCACCCTGCAGGCTGGCCACCCGGGCGACGCCGATGCGCTGGCCCTGCGGGCGCAGGTCGAATACGGCGCCGGCCAGACGCAGGCTGCGCTCGACAGCTACAGCAAGCTGGCCAGCATACAGACGACGTCGGCACCGCTGCAGATGCGCATCGCCAGCCTGCACCTGGCGCTGGGCGACCGCCACAATGCGCTGCAAGCCGTCAAGCGGGCGCAGGTGCTCGATTCCACGCTGCTCGAAGCGCGCGTGGTCGAAGTGACGCTGCTGCTGGGCCTGAATCGCCAGCACGACGCGCTGGTCGTGGCGCGCCACGTGCAGGAGCAGCAGCCGAAGCTCGCGGCCGGCTACAAGCTCGAAGGCGATGTGCTGATGGAGCAGAAACGGCCGCAGGAAGCCGTCAAGCTGTACCAACACGCCCTCCAGCTCAGCAAGATCGGCCCCATGCAAGTGCAGCTGCACCGTGCCTTGCTGGCCGCGGGCCAGGTGCGCGAGGCGGATGCCCGCATGGCGGCCTGGCTGAAGGAAAAGCCCGATGACCTGGGTGTGCGCACCTATCTGGCCGGCGCCAAGCTGGCCGCAAAGCAATACGGCGCGGCCATCGAACAGCTCCAGCACATCGTTGCCAAGGACACGGCCAATGTGGCGGCGCTGAACGACCTGGCGTGGGCGTATCAGCAGCAAAGAGATCCGCGCGCGCAGGCGACGGCCGAGCAGGCGCTCAAGATGGTGCCGGACAACCCCATCGTACTCGACACCCTGGGCTGGATCGTGCTGGAACAGGGCGACATCAAGCGCGCGACCACCCTGCTGCGCAAGGCGGCCGGCCTGGCGCCGGAGTTGCTCGACATCCAGTACCACCTGGGGGCGGCGCTGGCGAAATCGGGCGACAAGCCGGGGGCGCGCAAGCAACTGGAACAGCTGCTTGCCGCCAGCAAGGATTTCCCGCAGCGGGCCGAGGCGCAAGCCTTGCTGACCCAGCTCTAG
- a CDS encoding SDR family oxidoreductase, protein MAADAFDQGANMAQGDPAGGPATGAYALACAQLAREPRRWLVTGVAGFIGSHLLETLLQLGQEVRGLDNFLTGHRHNLELVRASVGEAAWRRFTFIEADIRDPQACARACGAPTQAASVGDGEAETAGCGRAGTGGPVDYVLHQAALGSVSRSLEDPLLCHAVNVSGFLNMLAAARDTGVQRFVYAASSATYGDHPALPKVEQHIGAPLSPYALSKYVNELYAQVYARCYAMQTVGLRYFNVFGPRQDPLGAYAAVIPRWIAAMLDEQAVYIHGDGATSRDFCFVHNAVQANILAATQADPAAVNQVYNVAVNASTSLTQLHVTMQQMLLAARPQHVPLPPQYGAFRAGDVRHSQADIAKAARLLGYVPTHDLTQGLRQTIAWYVAQADKA, encoded by the coding sequence ATGGCGGCCGATGCCTTCGATCAAGGCGCAAACATGGCGCAAGGCGATCCCGCCGGCGGCCCGGCGACAGGCGCGTATGCGCTGGCCTGCGCGCAGTTGGCCAGGGAACCGCGCCGCTGGCTGGTGACGGGCGTGGCCGGCTTCATCGGCTCTCACCTGCTGGAAACCTTGCTGCAGCTGGGGCAGGAAGTGCGAGGCCTGGACAATTTCCTGACGGGCCACCGCCACAATCTGGAACTGGTGCGCGCCAGCGTGGGCGAAGCGGCATGGCGGCGCTTCACCTTCATCGAGGCCGATATCCGCGACCCGCAGGCATGCGCGCGCGCGTGTGGCGCGCCGACGCAGGCCGCCAGCGTTGGCGACGGTGAAGCGGAGACTGCCGGCTGCGGCCGTGCCGGGACTGGCGGTCCTGTCGACTACGTGCTGCACCAGGCGGCGCTCGGTTCCGTCTCGCGCTCGCTGGAAGACCCGCTGCTGTGCCACGCCGTCAATGTCAGCGGTTTTCTGAACATGCTGGCCGCCGCGCGCGACACGGGCGTGCAGCGCTTCGTGTACGCCGCCTCCAGCGCCACCTATGGCGACCACCCGGCCTTGCCGAAGGTGGAGCAGCACATCGGCGCGCCCCTGTCGCCGTATGCCTTGAGCAAGTATGTCAACGAGTTGTATGCGCAGGTGTACGCGCGCTGCTACGCCATGCAGACGGTGGGGTTGCGCTACTTCAATGTCTTCGGCCCCAGGCAAGACCCGCTGGGCGCCTACGCGGCCGTCATTCCCCGCTGGATCGCCGCCATGCTGGACGAGCAGGCCGTGTACATCCATGGCGACGGCGCCACCAGCCGCGACTTCTGCTTTGTGCACAATGCCGTGCAAGCCAATATCCTGGCCGCCACGCAAGCCGATCCGGCCGCCGTGAACCAGGTCTACAACGTGGCCGTCAACGCCAGCACCAGCCTGACGCAGCTGCACGTCACCATGCAGCAGATGTTGCTGGCCGCCCGCCCGCAGCACGTGCCGCTGCCGCCGCAATATGGCGCATTCCGCGCCGGCGACGTGCGCCATTCGCAGGCGGACATCGCCAAGGCGGCCCGCCTGCTCGGCTATGTGCCCACGCACGACCTGACGCAGGGCTTGCGGCAGACCATTGCCTGGTATGTGGCGCAGGCGGACAAGGCCTGA